The Leptospira sp. WS39.C2 genome contains a region encoding:
- a CDS encoding heme oxygenase (biliverdin-producing) yields the protein MSVAMMLREGTAQKHEETEKVPYIRAIFRGGLDAQTYTYQLESLHAVYQVMEELYRQNKDNPILAKLYFPSLFREKTLAEDMATFQKKFGTKLRGEVSKATQNYIDHIRKIASSKPELLVAQAYVRYLGDLSGGQSIKKVVAKTFALEGNEGTAFYEFPEIEDLMAFKGIYRQNLDTLPLNDSQKAELLEEAKTTFDLNKFLFIELDSDLKQNIGMERYQTLLPAG from the coding sequence ATGTCAGTCGCAATGATGTTACGAGAAGGGACGGCGCAAAAACACGAGGAAACGGAAAAAGTACCCTATATCCGTGCTATATTTCGTGGTGGTTTGGACGCACAAACATACACATACCAGTTAGAGAGCCTTCATGCAGTATACCAAGTGATGGAAGAACTCTACCGCCAAAACAAAGACAATCCTATCCTTGCTAAGTTGTACTTTCCTAGTTTATTTCGCGAAAAAACTTTGGCTGAAGATATGGCCACTTTCCAAAAGAAATTTGGAACCAAACTCAGAGGGGAAGTTTCTAAAGCCACTCAAAACTACATCGACCATATACGTAAAATTGCAAGTTCCAAACCAGAACTTTTGGTTGCACAAGCTTACGTGCGTTATTTGGGAGATTTGTCTGGTGGTCAGTCGATTAAAAAAGTAGTAGCTAAAACATTTGCTCTCGAAGGTAATGAAGGAACTGCTTTTTATGAATTTCCAGAAATAGAGGATCTAATGGCGTTTAAAGGAATTTATCGTCAAAATTTAGATACTTTACCTTTGAATGATTCTCAAAAAGCAGAACTACTAGAAGAAGCAAAAACTACTTTCGATTTGAACAAATTTTTGTTTATCGAACTTGATTCCGACTTAAAACAAAATATCGGAATGGAACGTTACCAAACTCTTCTACCAGCAGGTTAA